Proteins encoded by one window of Anopheles maculipalpis chromosome 2RL, idAnoMacuDA_375_x, whole genome shotgun sequence:
- the LOC126567507 gene encoding nucleolar protein 9, with the protein MHDSTERPNTHRGKKWNRSKFVQKMKRHGQRGSQLQLDEFKYLSAILDNITGDKETEDRQLMASNVMGQLKGKEIRTAMNLVGSRVLENLIVYTDEETFAPLMDLFAENFRVFCGDKFASHVLQRVLSTALLRAVAPLQKKHPANEQEEISKKKQKFGGEGWNEKCIWPGVEYCLQEEYSEEHRERCCKFVERMARFLMNNLEEFVANGSACHAIRQIILHLAGITEKKPIEGNETKHLTVPEAWQKLLHEFSERLLSWPQFSDFASTEASSVLLQDLLRAVAVTNDAVQLKQLLTKIYKEVFLASAKEKKFDPESETQPNLPSVFTNPTIVRLLEMCIAVAPVEFLKNKLYVKLFRGHVQQLALSKAGLFAVQKLIDHTTDKDLMDLIFSELEDSLEQLLSVGHTGVLLVLARACGRLNCQQGKFVKLLLDALHCGESATEKLIMAVLGLHPADGPVRDPPNILMHGSLILQAILFYTKPIKFVTALLGMPNDRLAEIFMDQRGSFIANAFVESKFVGEKSREKMVRHLEGQYSRLALHINGSRVVEIMFEAGNPAQRESIVRELAEECLPQLNNRVWGAKINKRLLVETYKQNPAQWRVLIKRDVKVTQLFTKLVGGKKRKLESSN; encoded by the coding sequence ATGCACGACTCGACCGAAAGACCCAACACGCATCGTGGTAAAAAATGGAATCGCAGCAAATTTGTGCAGAAAATGAAACGACACGGCCAACGTGGATCCCAACTGCAGCTGGATGAGTTCAAATACTTGTCCGCAATACTGGACAACATTACCGGCGACAAGGAAACCGAGGACCGGCAGCTAATGGCAAGCAATGTGATGGGTCAACTCAAAGGGAAGGAAATCCGAACCGCAATGAATCTGGTCGGTAGCCGGGTGTTGGAAAATCTGATCGTGTACACCGACGAGGAAACGTTTGCCCCGCTGATGGATCTGTTTGCGGAAAACTTTCGTGTGTTTTGCGGCGATAAGTTTGCGTCCCACGTGCTGCAGCGTGTGCTGAGCACGGCGTTACTGCGAGCTGTGGCACCGTTACAAAAGAAGCATCCGGCGAACGAGCAAGaggaaatttcgaaaaaaaaacagaagtttGGTGGTGAAGGTTGGAACGAAAAGTGCATCTGGCCGGGCGTGGAGTACTGTTTGCAGGAAGAGTACAGTGAGGAGCATCGggagagatgttgcaagtttGTCGAGCGAATGGCGAGATTTCTGATGAACAATCTGGAGGAGTTTGTTGCGAACGGTAGCGCGTGCCACGCGATCAGACAGATCATCCTGCATTTGGCCGGTATTACGGAGAAGAAACCGATCgaaggaaacgaaacaaaacatctgACCGTACCGGAAGCGTGGCAAAAGTTGTTGCACGAGTTCAGCGAGCGATTACTGTCTTGGCCTCAGTTTTCCGACTTCGCAAGTACGGAAGCGTCGTCGGTGTTGCTGCAGGACTTGCTGCGAGCCGTCGCAGTAACGAACGATGCAGTTCAACTCAAGCAACTCCTTACCAAAATCTACAAGGAAGTGTTTCTTGCTAGtgcaaaggaaaagaaatttgaTCCGGAATCGGAAACGCAACCAAATTTGCCGTCGGTTTTCACAAATCCCACCATCGTACGCTTGCTGGAGATGTGCATCGCTGTAGCTCCGGTTGAGTTTTTGAAGAATAAACTCTATGTCAAGCTGTTCCGGGGTCACGTGCAACAGCTGGCCTTATCCAAGGCAGGACTCTTTGCGGTACAGAAACTGATCGACCATACCACTGACAAGGACCTAATGGATTTGATCTTTTCGGAGCTTGAGGACAGCCTGGAACAATTGCTGTCCGTGGGACACACGGGGGTACTGCTCGTATTGGCCCGAGCATGTGGACGACTCAACTGCCAACAAGGCAAGTTTGTAAAACTCCTACTCGATGCACTGCACTGCGGTGAATCTGCAACGGAGAAATTAATTATGGCCGTCCTTGGTCTACATCCGGCCGATGGTCCGGTACGCGATCCACCCAACATCCTGATGCACGGTTCACTCATCCTGCAGGCCATCCTTTTCTACACCAAACCGATTAAATTCGTTACCGCACTGCTCGGCATGCCGAACGATCGGTTGGCAGAGATATTCATGGATCAGCGCGGTTCGTTCATCGCAAACGCATTTGTCGAGTCAAAGTTTGTGGGGGAAAAATCGCGCGAAAAGATGGTCCGTCATCTGGAGGGTCAATACTCACGGCTGGCACTACACATTAATGGGTCGCGCGTGGTCGAGATCATGTTCGAAGCTGGCAATCCGGCCCAGCGGGAAAGCATTGTGCGTGAGCTGGCGGAGGAATGTTTGCCACAGCTAAACAACAGGGTTTGGGGGGCGAAGATTAACAAGCGATTGTTGGTGGAAACGTACAAGCAAAATCCGGCTCAGTGGAGAGTGTTGATCAAGCGGGATGTGAAGGTTACGCAGCTGTTCACCAAACTGGTGGgtgggaagaaaagaaagttaGAAAGTTCAAATTAA